Proteins found in one Poecilia reticulata strain Guanapo linkage group LG6, Guppy_female_1.0+MT, whole genome shotgun sequence genomic segment:
- the LOC103466371 gene encoding GTPase IMAP family member 4-like, giving the protein MNVYFRIQAAFDDKMPLTSRSLGFNGNVGEKKSELRIVLVGKTGVGKSAAGNTILRKKVFESKLFLSSVTQACQKETNECGGLHLTVIDTPGLFRTGKSNEEVVKEIAEGISMAAPGPHVFLIVLQLNRFTDEERKTLEIIQTMFGEEAAKYTMVLFTHGDELRGEHMTMDYLLETSEPLTNFISQCSILETFEDKYHVFDNKVEDPSQVRRLIRKINRMVQQNEKIGGNFYTNEMFEEAQRAKEQEEEQLLRENPDINPQDARKQAESDNSFIRAALKAAGGAATGAVAGVATGLVLKTTAAGAFVGGGKGGAVGAAVGGSVGAMVGAALAVKEMACITQ; this is encoded by the exons ATGAACGTCTATTTTCGAATTCAGGCAGCTTTTGACGATAAGATGCCTCTCACCTCTCGAAGTCTGGGATTCAATGGCAATGTGG GTGAGAAGAAGTCAGAGCTCAGGATCGTTCTTGTCGGGAAAACTGGAGTCGGGAAAAGTGCAGCAGGAAACACCATTTTAAGGAAGAAAGTTTTTGAGTCTAAActctttctttcctctgtgACACAGGCCTGTCAGAAGGAAACCAATGAGTGTGGCGGCTTACATCTGACTGTTATtgacactccaggtttgtttagGACGGGTAAAAGTAACGAAGAGGTTGTGAAAGAGATCGCTGAAGGCATCAGCATGGCGGCTCCTGGTCCTCATGTCTTCCTCATTGTGCTGCAGCTGAACAGATTCACAGacgaagaaagaaaaaccttgGAAATAATCCAGACAATGTTTGGAGAAGAAGCAGCCAAATACACCATGGTGCTGTTTACCCACGGAGACGAGCTGAGAGGAGAACACATGACAATGGACTACCTGTTGGAAACATCCGAGCCTCTAACAAACTTCATCAGCCAGTGCTCCATCTTGGAGACATTTGAAGataaatatcatgtttttgaCAACAAAGTTGAGGATCCTAGTCAGGTCAGGAGACTGATAAGAAAGATCAACAGGATGGttcagcaaaatgaaaaaattggaGGAAATTTCTACACCAATGAGATGTTTGAAGAGGCGCAGAGAGCAAAGGAACAAGAAGAGGAACAACTTCTCagagaaaatccagacattaaCCCTCAAGATGCAAGAAAACAGGCAGAGAGTGACAACTCATTTATTCGTGCTGCTCTGAAGGCTGCCGGTGGAGCTGCTACTGGAGCTGTTGCTGGAGTTGCTACTGGACTGGTTTTGAAAACTACAGCTGCTGGAGCTTTTGTTGGGGGCGGGAAGGGAGGAGCTGTAGGAGCTGCTGTTGGAGGATCAGTGGGAGCGATGGTTGGAGCGGCACTGGCAGTGAAAGAGATGGCCTGCATTACACAGTGA
- the LOC103466370 gene encoding GTPase IMAP family member 4-like produces the protein MKTTSHGSADLRLVLVGQERVGKSSAGNTILRNKEFNSEDGLKLLTRSSKKAEGEVFSRRVSVVDTPGLSSSVLPPXEVKAEIQRAVELSSPGPHVFLLTIKLGRFTEQKESGLEMLQEILGPEVSKFTMILFTHTDRLEQTGINVBQFVXEDKNFQKLVQSCSGMYHVFNNKQMENRKQVQDLLDKIDSLSDGGRCYYQRQISLFSYCRWAQSWWSDWRLKLGVSFLCCWILSNIYSRLRNE, from the exons ATGAAAACGACCAGCCATGGTTCAGCTG ACCTCAGGCTGGTGCTGGTGGGTCAGGAAAGAGTCGGGAAGAGCTCAGCAGGAAACACCATCCTGAGAAATAAGGAGTTTAACTCTGAAGACGGTCTCAAGCTGCTGACTCGGAGCAGCAAGAAGGCAGAAGGAGAAGTTTTCTCTCGTAGAGTCTCRGTGGTGGACACGCCTGGACTCTCCAGCTCTGTTCTTCCTCCAGMAGAAGTGAAAGCTGAGATCCAGagagctgtggagctgagctcTCCTGGTCctcatgtttttctgctcaCCATCAAGTTGGGAAGATTCACTGAACAGAAAGAGTCAGGACTGGAGATGCTGCAGGAGATTCTGGGTCCAGAGGTTTCCAAGTTCACCATGATCCTGTTCACCCACACAGACCGACTGGAACAAACAGGCATTAATGTTRATCAGTTTGTAMAWGAAGataaaaactttcagaaattAGTGCAGAGCTGCAGTGGGATGTATCATGTGTTCAACAACAAGCAGatggaaaacaggaagcaggtcCAGGATCTGCTGGATAAAATAGATTCACTCTCAGACGGAGGACGTTGTTATTATCAGAGGCAGATTTCTCTGTTCTCTTACTGTAGATGGGCTCAGTCATGGTGGTCAGACTGGAGACTGAAACTTGGAGTTTCCTTTCTGTGCTGCTGGATATTGAGCAACATCTATAGTCGGTTGAGAAACGAATAG